Proteins from one Bradyrhizobium amphicarpaeae genomic window:
- a CDS encoding hydantoinase/oxoprolinase family protein: protein MSSSENHWEVGTDIGGTFTDIIAIRRDSSEARIAKVPSRPDAPVQAMLEAIEAVGLRKSEVRRFVHGTTRVTNAIVEGRLPKVALVATEGFADVLEIARYRRRDLYRLDIPPKSPPLVPPERCFGLAERLDHEGQVLKPLEQAEIERLVAWLKQTGVQSVAVALLHAYANPVHEKMLGERLKDVVAHVSLSHEVNPEAREYERTSATVFNAAAMPIAVEYLSELEQRLPIGPGLQVFHSAGAMIPISAVKRRPLVMAMSGPAAGVSASVSIARQLGTPRMLTFDMGGTTTDVCLIVDGQAEMTDGRMLGDKPLRQPMLAVHSIGAGGGSIVRNGPGGLTVGPESAGSEPGPACYGRGGLEPTITDANAMLGYLNPETKLGDRIGIDVLAARRVIEPIARALGLSLTETALGIIKVANATMARALRRVTVERGIDGRDCTLLAFGGGGPMHAAGLADLYGIAEVVVPSASSAFSALGCLTADFSFLQQQTLRVGLDGIDLARVAERIATLIDDASAPLIANGVAKAEIQVELVALMRYAAQNDAIPVPLALPLEIARLKRDFLARHHELFGYATSEPCVIESVRVQARRPSTTVVRRPATAVRAVSSGTRTCSFDGLHEIETAIVDRASLTETVRGPAIIEDAWSTVVVPPGWQARPDVSGHLFLTRRAA, encoded by the coding sequence ATGAGCTCCTCCGAAAATCACTGGGAGGTCGGCACCGATATCGGCGGCACTTTCACCGATATCATTGCGATCCGGCGCGATTCATCGGAGGCGCGGATCGCAAAGGTGCCGTCGCGCCCCGACGCGCCGGTGCAGGCGATGCTGGAGGCGATCGAAGCGGTGGGCCTGCGCAAGAGCGAGGTCAGGCGCTTCGTCCACGGCACCACGCGCGTGACCAACGCCATCGTCGAGGGCCGGCTGCCGAAGGTGGCGCTGGTCGCGACCGAAGGGTTTGCCGATGTGCTCGAGATCGCGCGTTATCGCCGCAGGGATCTCTACCGTCTCGACATTCCGCCGAAATCGCCACCGCTGGTGCCGCCCGAGCGCTGCTTCGGGCTCGCTGAGCGCCTCGATCACGAGGGGCAGGTCCTGAAGCCGCTGGAGCAAGCCGAGATCGAGCGCCTGGTGGCCTGGCTGAAGCAGACCGGCGTCCAGAGCGTCGCGGTGGCTCTGCTTCACGCCTATGCCAATCCCGTCCATGAGAAGATGCTGGGCGAGCGGCTCAAGGACGTCGTCGCCCATGTCTCGCTGTCGCACGAGGTCAATCCCGAGGCACGCGAATATGAGCGGACCTCGGCGACCGTATTCAATGCGGCCGCGATGCCGATTGCGGTGGAATATCTCAGCGAGCTCGAGCAGCGGCTGCCGATCGGGCCGGGATTGCAGGTGTTCCATTCCGCCGGCGCCATGATTCCGATCTCCGCCGTGAAGCGTCGCCCGCTGGTGATGGCGATGTCGGGCCCGGCCGCCGGCGTCTCGGCGTCGGTCAGCATCGCGCGCCAGCTCGGCACGCCGCGCATGCTGACTTTCGACATGGGCGGCACCACGACGGACGTGTGCCTGATCGTCGACGGCCAGGCCGAGATGACCGACGGCCGCATGCTCGGCGACAAGCCGCTGCGCCAGCCGATGCTCGCGGTTCACTCCATCGGGGCGGGCGGCGGATCGATCGTGCGGAACGGCCCGGGTGGCCTGACCGTCGGGCCGGAGAGTGCCGGCTCCGAGCCGGGCCCCGCCTGCTACGGCCGCGGCGGCCTTGAGCCGACCATCACCGACGCCAACGCCATGCTCGGCTATCTCAACCCCGAAACGAAGCTTGGCGACCGCATCGGGATCGACGTCCTGGCGGCCAGGCGCGTCATCGAGCCGATCGCGCGGGCGTTGGGGCTGAGCCTGACCGAAACCGCACTCGGCATCATCAAGGTCGCCAACGCGACGATGGCCCGCGCGCTGCGCCGCGTCACGGTCGAGCGCGGCATCGACGGGCGCGACTGCACGTTGCTCGCCTTCGGCGGCGGCGGCCCCATGCATGCCGCGGGGCTCGCCGATCTCTACGGGATTGCAGAGGTCGTGGTGCCCAGCGCATCGAGCGCGTTCTCGGCGCTGGGCTGTCTCACCGCCGATTTCAGCTTCCTGCAGCAGCAGACCTTGCGCGTTGGGCTCGACGGCATCGACCTTGCGCGCGTGGCGGAGCGGATCGCCACGCTGATTGACGATGCCTCGGCGCCGCTGATCGCCAATGGCGTTGCGAAGGCGGAGATCCAGGTCGAGCTGGTAGCCTTGATGCGCTACGCGGCGCAGAACGACGCCATTCCGGTCCCACTCGCGCTGCCGCTCGAGATCGCCAGGCTCAAGCGGGATTTTTTGGCGCGGCATCACGAACTCTTCGGCTATGCGACGAGCGAACCCTGCGTCATCGAGTCCGTGCGGGTCCAGGCGCGCCGGCCGTCCACGACCGTCGTGCGCCGGCCGGCGACCGCGGTAAGGGCGGTGTCATCAGGTACGCGCACCTGCTCGTTCGACGGCCTGCATGAGATCGAGACTGCGATCGTCGACCGCGCCTCGCTGACCGAGACCGTCCGCGGCCCGGCCATCATCGAAGACGCCTGGTCCACGGTGGTGGTGCCGCCGGGCTGGCAGGCAAGGCCGGATGTTTCAGGCCATCTGTTCCTGACACGGAGGGCCGCATGA
- a CDS encoding hydantoinase B/oxoprolinase family protein, translating to MKLDPFVVEVIRHGLSAAAEEMSLVMTRSARSPLLREAGDLSSAITDGRGDLVGQGRDIPIHLGAMAYTVPELLKVVPRDSLNDGDVLIYNVGALGGNHLNDVKVVRPVFVDGEIVAFAVSLAHWPDIGGTWPGSYFAKAIDTFQEAMRIPPVLIATAAGVNAPIVQLLKANVRDAESCEGDLLAQIAATKAGERRIVDLCREHGKAMFTAAQSRLHDLSEIEMREALRALPDGIYEGEDHLDDGSVNDAPARIHVKITIRGDEATFDLSGSCDRVSNFCNTTPFMARSAVAYAARIMSGRDMQQNAGALRPLTIITRPGSILEPGWSASVAAGNHETSMRIVDAIFRAMQDTIPERLSAGGATTAGVLFFAQLRQDGSWKMLYEVHGGGEGARHDRAGISATRVHLSNTSNTPVEVIEANYAIRLEQQAIRRQSGGAGLHRGGDGVVRAYRILAPSMHLTTCIERMVIPPFGMQGGEPGKACRISLVRQGANVAIDGKSNLVLQQGDLVTVETCGGGGYGAEAAE from the coding sequence ATGAAGCTCGATCCGTTCGTCGTCGAAGTCATCCGGCACGGGCTCTCGGCTGCGGCCGAGGAGATGAGCCTGGTGATGACGCGCTCGGCGCGTTCGCCGCTGCTGCGCGAGGCCGGCGATTTGTCGTCGGCGATCACGGATGGCCGGGGAGACCTGGTCGGGCAGGGCCGCGATATCCCGATTCACCTGGGCGCGATGGCTTACACGGTCCCCGAACTGCTGAAGGTGGTGCCGCGCGACAGCCTGAACGACGGCGACGTGCTGATCTACAATGTCGGTGCGCTCGGCGGCAATCATCTCAACGACGTCAAGGTCGTACGCCCTGTCTTCGTCGACGGCGAGATCGTGGCGTTCGCGGTCAGCCTCGCGCACTGGCCCGATATCGGCGGCACCTGGCCCGGCAGCTATTTTGCCAAGGCGATCGACACGTTCCAGGAGGCGATGCGCATTCCGCCGGTGCTGATCGCGACCGCAGCCGGCGTCAACGCGCCGATCGTGCAATTGCTCAAGGCCAATGTTCGGGACGCCGAATCCTGCGAGGGCGATCTGCTCGCGCAGATCGCGGCGACCAAGGCCGGCGAGCGGCGCATCGTCGATCTCTGCCGCGAGCACGGCAAGGCGATGTTCACCGCGGCGCAGTCGCGCCTCCACGATCTCTCCGAAATCGAGATGCGCGAGGCGTTGCGTGCCTTGCCGGACGGAATCTACGAAGGCGAGGACCATCTCGACGACGGCAGCGTGAACGATGCGCCCGCGCGCATCCACGTCAAGATCACCATTCGTGGTGACGAGGCGACCTTCGACCTTTCGGGGAGTTGTGACCGCGTCTCGAATTTCTGCAACACGACGCCGTTCATGGCGCGCTCGGCCGTCGCCTATGCCGCGCGCATCATGAGCGGGCGCGACATGCAGCAGAATGCCGGCGCGCTCCGTCCCCTCACCATCATCACCCGCCCGGGCTCGATCCTGGAGCCGGGTTGGTCAGCCTCCGTCGCGGCCGGCAACCACGAGACGTCGATGCGCATCGTCGATGCGATCTTCCGCGCGATGCAGGACACCATCCCCGAACGCTTGTCCGCGGGCGGTGCGACCACCGCGGGTGTCCTGTTCTTTGCGCAGCTGCGGCAGGACGGTTCCTGGAAAATGCTCTACGAGGTCCACGGCGGCGGCGAAGGCGCGCGTCATGACCGGGCCGGCATCTCGGCGACCCGGGTCCATCTGTCCAACACCTCGAACACGCCGGTCGAGGTGATCGAGGCGAACTACGCGATCCGCCTCGAGCAACAGGCCATTCGCCGGCAATCCGGCGGCGCCGGCCTCCACCGCGGCGGCGACGGCGTCGTCCGTGCTTACCGCATTCTGGCTCCATCGATGCATCTGACCACCTGCATCGAGCGCATGGTGATTCCGCCGTTCGGCATGCAGGGCGGCGAACCCGGCAAGGCCTGTCGCATCTCGCTCGTCAGGCAGGGCGCAAACGTCGCGATCGACGGCAAATCCAACCTCGTGCTGCAGCAAGGCGATCTCGTCACCGTCGAGACTTGCGGCGGTGGCGGTTACGGCGCTGAAGCTGCGGAGTGA
- a CDS encoding energy-coupling factor ABC transporter permease, with protein sequence MHIEPGLVTGAKLVLSYATGIAAGGVALKLAVETVREQGVTSFAARTLATTVLVFVFFEILPHFPVGVSEVHFILGSTLFLLFGAAPAAFGLAFGLLLQGVFFEPADIPQYGMNVTTLLVPLFAIQAIASRIISRNTAYVDLKYRQALALSTTYQAGVIAWVAFWALYGAGFAMSNLASIATFAASYALVIVIEPLADLAVLALAKSLRGVTAPGLVTPRLHNAA encoded by the coding sequence ATGCATATCGAACCCGGTCTAGTGACGGGCGCCAAGCTCGTGTTGAGTTACGCAACCGGCATCGCCGCGGGCGGCGTTGCACTGAAGCTTGCGGTGGAGACCGTGCGTGAGCAGGGCGTTACGTCGTTCGCGGCGCGGACGCTCGCGACCACGGTCCTCGTCTTCGTCTTCTTCGAGATCCTGCCGCACTTTCCGGTCGGCGTCTCCGAAGTGCACTTCATCCTCGGCTCGACATTGTTCCTGCTGTTCGGCGCGGCGCCCGCGGCCTTCGGCCTTGCTTTCGGTCTCCTACTCCAGGGCGTGTTCTTCGAGCCCGCTGACATCCCGCAATATGGCATGAACGTCACGACGCTGCTGGTGCCGCTGTTTGCGATCCAGGCGATCGCCTCGCGGATCATTTCGCGCAACACCGCCTATGTTGATTTGAAGTATCGCCAGGCGCTGGCGCTGTCGACGACCTATCAGGCCGGCGTGATCGCCTGGGTAGCGTTCTGGGCGCTTTACGGTGCGGGCTTTGCGATGAGCAACCTCGCGAGCATCGCGACGTTCGCGGCGTCTTACGCACTGGTCATCGTGATCGAGCCGCTCGCCGACCTCGCCGTGCTGGCGCTGGCGAAGTCGCTGCGCGGCGTCACCGCGCCCGGCCTCGTCACCCCGCGCCTGCACAACGCGGCCTGA
- the cobA gene encoding uroporphyrinogen-III C-methyltransferase yields MSGFVSFISAGPGDPELLTLKGAARLREADVVLYDDLASGAILDLARPGANLVAVGKRAGRASTKQHHVNRLLVDYAATGVRVVRLKSGDAGIFGRLEEELETLHEAGIGYEIVPGVTSACAAAAQAGIPLTRRHTSRRVQFVTGADATGELPPNLNWAALADPEATTVVYMGRRTFPALVAKLVAHGLAPDTPALVAESLGRPDERLVRTTIVELADQLARGGAASTAAVILFGALAGDYPS; encoded by the coding sequence GTGAGCGGATTCGTCTCCTTCATCTCCGCCGGACCAGGCGACCCCGAGCTTCTTACGCTCAAGGGCGCCGCGCGGCTGCGCGAGGCCGACGTCGTGCTCTATGACGATCTTGCCTCCGGCGCGATCCTCGATCTCGCCCGGCCCGGCGCAAATCTCGTCGCGGTGGGGAAACGGGCAGGGCGTGCCTCGACCAAGCAACATCACGTCAACCGCCTGCTGGTCGACTATGCCGCGACAGGGGTGCGCGTGGTGCGGCTCAAGTCGGGCGATGCCGGCATTTTCGGCCGGCTCGAAGAAGAGCTGGAGACGCTGCACGAAGCGGGCATCGGCTACGAGATCGTTCCCGGCGTCACCTCGGCCTGCGCCGCAGCGGCACAGGCCGGCATTCCCCTGACACGGCGTCACACCTCGCGACGGGTGCAGTTCGTGACCGGGGCCGATGCCACCGGAGAGTTGCCGCCGAACCTGAATTGGGCGGCGCTGGCCGATCCCGAGGCGACGACCGTGGTCTATATGGGCCGACGCACCTTTCCGGCGCTTGTGGCAAAACTGGTCGCGCACGGCCTCGCCCCGGATACCCCGGCGCTGGTCGCCGAATCTCTCGGCCGTCCCGACGAGCGGCTGGTGCGCACCACCATTGTCGAACTCGCCGATCAGCTTGCCCGCGGCGGTGCCGCTTCGACCGCCGCCGTGATCCTGTTCGGCGCGCTGGCGGGGGATTATCCGTCATGA
- a CDS encoding cobyrinate a,c-diamide synthase: MAAGLVISAPASGVGKTTLTLALARAWRQRGLNVQCFKSGPDYIDPAFHAAATGRASVNVDSWAMDRGTIAHLVSRGADADVVLAEGSMGLFDGVAARGVSGTGATADIAEMLGWPVVLVIDPSGQAQTAAAIAAGLRDYRPGVKLAGVVLNRVASPRHEALVRHALDEAGIAVFGALPRHAEISLPKRHLGLVQAEEQAEIGKLIDEAARFVAEHVDLDAVLRCAASWSLQPAVNGPNVTPPGQRIALARDAAFSFVYPHMLEAWRVGGAEISTFSPLADEAPDAGADVCWLPGGYPELHAGRIAASARFRSGLRAFAETRPVHGECGGYMVLGTALTDADGIRHEMTGLLGLETSFAKRRMHLGYRLATLDAPMPGHSSGARLRGHEFHYSTIVAQPDMPLAVVHDATGAVIAETGSRRGHATGTFFHLIAEDR, encoded by the coding sequence ATGGCGGCAGGCCTCGTCATCTCCGCACCGGCTTCGGGCGTCGGCAAGACCACGCTGACGCTGGCGCTCGCGCGCGCCTGGCGCCAGCGCGGATTGAACGTGCAGTGCTTCAAGAGCGGTCCCGATTACATCGATCCCGCCTTCCACGCGGCCGCCACCGGCCGCGCCTCCGTCAACGTCGACAGCTGGGCGATGGACCGCGGGACCATCGCCCATCTCGTCAGCCGCGGCGCGGATGCCGATGTCGTGCTCGCCGAGGGCTCGATGGGCCTGTTCGACGGCGTCGCCGCCCGCGGCGTTTCCGGCACCGGTGCCACCGCCGATATCGCAGAAATGCTGGGCTGGCCCGTGGTGCTGGTGATCGATCCTTCCGGACAAGCGCAGACCGCAGCGGCGATTGCCGCAGGGCTTCGCGATTATCGCCCCGGAGTGAAGCTTGCCGGCGTCGTGCTCAATCGCGTCGCCAGCCCGCGCCACGAAGCTCTCGTGCGGCATGCGCTCGACGAGGCCGGCATTGCCGTGTTCGGCGCGCTGCCGCGCCATGCCGAGATCAGCCTGCCGAAGCGGCATCTCGGCCTGGTGCAGGCCGAAGAGCAGGCCGAGATCGGCAAGCTGATCGACGAGGCCGCGCGTTTCGTCGCCGAGCATGTCGATCTCGACGCGGTGCTGCGCTGCGCTGCGTCCTGGTCGCTGCAACCCGCCGTGAACGGGCCGAACGTGACGCCACCGGGGCAGCGCATCGCGCTCGCCCGCGATGCCGCGTTCTCCTTCGTCTATCCGCATATGCTGGAAGCCTGGCGCGTGGGGGGCGCGGAGATCTCGACATTCTCGCCGCTCGCCGATGAAGCGCCTGACGCCGGCGCCGATGTGTGTTGGCTCCCCGGCGGCTACCCCGAGCTCCATGCAGGCAGGATCGCGGCCAGTGCGCGTTTTCGCAGCGGCTTGCGCGCCTTCGCCGAGACCCGGCCGGTGCACGGCGAATGCGGGGGCTATATGGTGCTGGGTACCGCTTTGACCGACGCGGACGGCATTCGCCACGAGATGACGGGCTTGCTTGGCCTGGAGACCAGCTTTGCGAAGCGCCGCATGCATCTGGGCTATCGCCTCGCGACGCTGGACGCGCCGATGCCGGGACATAGTTCCGGCGCACGCCTGCGCGGCCACGAATTCCACTATTCCACGATCGTCGCCCAGCCTGACATGCCGCTGGCCGTGGTGCATGATGCCACCGGCGCGGTCATCGCCGAGACCGGCTCGCGGCGTGGCCACGCCACCGGCACGTTCTTTCATCTGATTGCGGAGGACCGGTGA
- a CDS encoding aminotransferase class III-fold pyridoxal phosphate-dependent enzyme encodes MSKLLRTGLNAGDSAPMAVVGGEGVYFHLADGRKLIDGSNTGGGLGHRHTAMVEAIRRAADTPVVNEGWTWVGREQAADDLMATAFGGEEDWVGAVRFCISGSEANDMALSLCQALTQRSALATRERAYHGITGLSRSMTVQPQWHGGLAVHSGGSKLPAPMAPVRILPAPDGAIYGGPANNKPPSEYLTDATRLLSDTAATIIDYTQGGIYYDGAYQDEVARCARQAGSYWIADEVVTGAGRAGRWFAFQGAESRPDIVTLGKSLGGGAAAVAAVVVSKEIVERLKGTSWQNYGTLRGHPISMAAVSAYLKVIGDEKILEHVKRLEQLFSRRLLAIAQKHHSVQRVAGQGLHWTVELHGPDWRSWHADTTEVPIASRVAERALEAGAVIGTSGEQTSLFLAPPLVISESEADQLLDALDHGLDVADEEHR; translated from the coding sequence ATGAGCAAACTGTTGCGAACCGGGCTGAACGCGGGCGACAGCGCGCCCATGGCCGTGGTCGGCGGCGAGGGCGTCTATTTTCATCTCGCGGACGGCCGCAAGCTGATTGACGGCAGCAACACCGGCGGCGGTCTCGGCCACCGTCATACCGCGATGGTGGAGGCGATTCGCCGCGCGGCAGATACGCCCGTCGTCAACGAGGGCTGGACCTGGGTCGGCCGCGAGCAGGCCGCCGACGATTTGATGGCGACGGCGTTCGGCGGCGAGGAGGATTGGGTCGGCGCGGTCCGCTTCTGCATCAGCGGAAGCGAGGCCAACGACATGGCGCTGTCGCTCTGCCAGGCGCTGACGCAGCGCTCAGCGCTGGCGACGCGCGAGCGCGCCTATCACGGCATTACCGGCCTGTCGCGCAGCATGACCGTGCAGCCGCAATGGCACGGCGGCCTTGCGGTGCATTCGGGCGGCTCGAAGCTGCCGGCGCCGATGGCGCCGGTGCGAATCCTGCCGGCGCCGGATGGCGCGATCTACGGTGGGCCGGCCAATAACAAGCCTCCGAGCGAATATCTGACCGACGCCACGCGCCTGCTGTCGGATACCGCGGCGACGATCATCGACTATACGCAGGGCGGCATCTATTACGACGGCGCCTATCAGGACGAAGTGGCCCGCTGCGCGCGACAGGCGGGCTCATACTGGATCGCCGACGAGGTCGTCACCGGCGCGGGCCGCGCCGGGCGCTGGTTCGCGTTTCAGGGCGCCGAAAGTCGCCCCGATATCGTGACGCTCGGAAAGTCGCTCGGCGGCGGTGCGGCTGCGGTGGCGGCGGTCGTGGTGTCGAAAGAGATCGTCGAGCGATTGAAGGGCACGAGCTGGCAGAACTACGGCACCTTGCGCGGTCACCCGATCAGCATGGCCGCCGTCAGCGCCTACCTGAAGGTCATCGGCGACGAGAAGATTCTCGAGCACGTGAAGCGCCTCGAACAGCTGTTCAGCCGCCGTCTGCTCGCGATCGCGCAGAAACATCATAGCGTGCAGCGCGTGGCGGGGCAGGGGTTGCACTGGACGGTGGAGTTGCACGGACCGGACTGGCGCTCCTGGCATGCCGACACCACCGAAGTGCCGATCGCCTCGCGCGTGGCGGAGCGAGCGCTGGAGGCCGGTGCGGTGATCGGAACCAGCGGCGAGCAGACCTCGCTGTTCCTGGCACCGCCGCTCGTCATATCCGAGAGCGAGGCAGACCAGCTTCTGGATGCGCTCGACCACGGCCTCGATGTTGCCGACGAGGAGCACCGATGA
- the cobT gene encoding nicotinate-nucleotide--dimethylbenzimidazole phosphoribosyltransferase, which translates to MLPEWVTKNCPEISAAHRAAAIARQAQLTKPTGALGRLEQLAIELAGLQATEQPRAVRVPIIIFAGDHGIVAQGVSAYPQGVTIAMMANFASGGAAISVLARELGSSLEVVDAGTLAQDEMAGIVTDKPRHGTRDFSVEAALAPAELAFAFEVGQRAVARAAAHQPDLLIFGEMGIGNTTASAAIAASLLGVSTEEIAGSGTGVDAAGRAHKARVIDAAIARHGVAGASAEKILCAVGGLEIAAISGAIIAAAQRRIPVLVDGFIVSVAALAAVRLNPSCQPFLLPSHQSAEQGHRLVLRALNVQPLISLDLRLGEGSGAAIALPLVRLACALHNDMATFAQANVPDRPS; encoded by the coding sequence ATGCTCCCTGAATGGGTTACCAAGAACTGCCCCGAGATCTCCGCGGCCCATCGCGCGGCGGCGATCGCGCGGCAGGCGCAACTGACAAAGCCGACCGGTGCGCTCGGCCGGCTGGAGCAGCTCGCGATCGAGCTCGCCGGCTTGCAGGCGACCGAGCAGCCGCGTGCCGTACGGGTCCCGATCATCATCTTCGCCGGCGACCATGGCATCGTCGCGCAGGGCGTCTCGGCGTATCCGCAAGGCGTGACCATCGCGATGATGGCGAATTTTGCCTCCGGCGGTGCCGCGATCTCGGTGCTGGCGCGCGAGCTTGGCTCGAGCCTGGAAGTGGTCGACGCCGGCACGCTGGCGCAGGACGAGATGGCAGGAATCGTCACCGACAAGCCGCGCCACGGCACGCGCGATTTCAGCGTCGAGGCCGCGCTCGCACCCGCCGAACTGGCGTTTGCGTTCGAGGTGGGCCAGCGCGCGGTCGCACGTGCGGCAGCCCATCAGCCTGACCTCCTGATCTTCGGCGAGATGGGGATCGGCAACACGACGGCCTCGGCTGCGATCGCGGCGAGCCTGCTTGGCGTGAGCACCGAGGAGATTGCGGGCAGCGGGACCGGGGTCGATGCGGCCGGCCGCGCGCACAAGGCGCGGGTGATCGATGCGGCGATAGCCCGCCACGGCGTTGCGGGCGCCTCGGCCGAAAAAATTCTGTGCGCCGTCGGCGGCCTCGAGATCGCGGCGATCTCGGGTGCGATCATCGCGGCCGCGCAGCGCCGCATCCCGGTGCTGGTCGACGGCTTCATCGTATCGGTGGCAGCACTCGCAGCGGTGCGGCTCAACCCGTCGTGCCAGCCGTTCCTGCTGCCGTCGCATCAATCGGCGGAGCAGGGACACCGGCTGGTGCTGCGCGCGCTGAATGTGCAGCCGTTGATCAGCCTCGATCTCCGGCTCGGCGAGGGATCGGGCGCGGCCATTGCGCTGCCGCTGGTTCGGCTCGCCTGCGCGCTCCACAACGACATGGCGACCTTTGCGCAGGCCAATGTGCCTGACAGGCCTAGCTGA
- a CDS encoding histidine phosphatase family protein: MEGETFLWLIRHAPVDGVKGTIHAADAPADLGDRAQLDALRRRLPPDAAGYASPSRRTVETARALGLEPELIGEFREQDFGDWTGHRHDELAATGGEAYAQFWSDPADARPPGGESFADQVARVRLGLARIGAGSATLVVHSGTIRAALCIALDLTPQAALRFVIDPLSLTRIDRLASGWRVVSANQRIS; this comes from the coding sequence ATGGAAGGCGAGACCTTCCTCTGGCTGATAAGGCACGCGCCCGTCGACGGCGTCAAAGGGACGATCCACGCCGCCGACGCGCCGGCCGATCTCGGCGATCGCGCGCAACTGGATGCTCTGCGACGACGTCTGCCGCCGGATGCCGCCGGCTACGCCAGCCCGTCGCGACGTACGGTCGAGACAGCGCGCGCGCTGGGACTCGAACCGGAGTTGATCGGCGAATTCCGCGAGCAGGATTTCGGCGACTGGACCGGCCATCGCCATGACGAACTCGCCGCGACGGGCGGCGAGGCCTATGCGCAATTCTGGAGCGATCCCGCGGACGCACGGCCGCCGGGCGGCGAGAGCTTTGCGGATCAGGTCGCGCGTGTCCGGCTGGGTCTGGCGCGGATCGGCGCCGGATCGGCCACGCTCGTCGTGCATTCCGGCACCATCCGCGCCGCGCTCTGCATCGCGCTCGATCTGACGCCGCAGGCCGCCTTGCGCTTCGTGATCGATCCGCTGTCGCTGACACGGATCGATCGCCTTGCGAGCGGCTGGCGCGTCGTCTCCGCCAATCAGCGGATCAGCTAG
- the cobF gene encoding precorrin-6A synthase (deacetylating): MLTLSLIGIGCGDPDQLTRAAVQAINAADLVLIPRKGTAKSDLADLRRTICAGVLTSDKTAIAEFDLPVRDAAEADYRKGVDDWHDTVAATWSQTIANHLEGEGKVALLIWGDPSLYDSSLRIARRLNPLPGIEVVPGITSIQALCAAHALPLNDIGEPFLVTTGRRLREGGWPQGVDTLVVMLDGGTAFQALDPEGLQIWWGAYLGMPDQVVMSGALAEIGPRIVAARQEARERHGWIMDSYILKRVH; this comes from the coding sequence ATGCTCACGCTCTCCCTGATAGGCATCGGTTGCGGCGATCCCGACCAGCTCACGCGCGCCGCTGTTCAAGCGATCAACGCCGCCGATCTGGTCTTGATCCCGCGCAAGGGAACGGCGAAGTCGGATCTCGCCGATCTCAGGCGGACGATTTGCGCGGGCGTGCTCACCAGCGACAAGACAGCCATCGCCGAATTCGATCTTCCCGTGCGCGACGCTGCTGAAGCCGATTACCGCAAGGGCGTGGACGATTGGCACGATACGGTTGCAGCGACCTGGTCGCAGACGATCGCAAACCATCTCGAAGGCGAGGGCAAGGTTGCGCTGCTGATCTGGGGCGATCCCTCGCTCTATGATTCCTCATTGCGCATTGCGCGGCGGCTCAATCCCTTGCCTGGCATCGAGGTCGTGCCCGGGATCACCTCGATCCAGGCGCTGTGCGCGGCGCATGCGCTGCCGCTCAACGACATCGGCGAGCCGTTTCTGGTCACGACGGGGCGGCGCCTGCGCGAAGGCGGCTGGCCGCAAGGTGTCGATACATTGGTGGTGATGCTCGACGGCGGCACGGCGTTTCAAGCGCTCGATCCGGAAGGCCTGCAGATCTGGTGGGGCGCATATCTCGGCATGCCCGACCAGGTCGTCATGTCCGGCGCGCTCGCCGAAATTGGCCCGCGCATCGTCGCGGCGCGCCAGGAGGCGCGCGAGCGGCATGGCTGGATCATGGACAGTTACATTCTCAAGCGCGTGCACTAA